One stretch of Castor canadensis chromosome 14, mCasCan1.hap1v2, whole genome shotgun sequence DNA includes these proteins:
- the LOC141416674 gene encoding uncharacterized protein isoform X1, whose protein sequence is MLLGSPEMESVTFEDVTVTFSLEEWHLLDGSQKKLYLEVMQETFRNLASIGKGEDQNSDSNSKSPRRNLRSNMIGRLCEHKQGGHCGEIFSQSVDRILNIKTATDGSPCESGVWGEALIGHSSVNVPLRAHVQHIPYEYQEYEKKLYKHKERGKAYSYSQSYQNYEKTHIGEKPYLCKQCGKAFRSYNYFRMHERNHSGDKAYVCQQCGKAFSSSTYVQIHERSHSGEKSCVCNQCGKAFYHPISLRKHERAHTAEKLYKCKQCGKAFSNSSGVRRHEKIHTGEKPYVCKQCGKAFTFLSGVRKHEATHTGVKPYVCKQCGRGFWNHSYMQNHEKIHSGEKSYVCKECGKAYSSSSYLQIHERTHSGGNPCICIQCGKAYSTPSSLRDHKKIHSGEKPYECKQCGKTFSSSKYLKIHEKTHTGQKPYECKQCGKAFRLSKYLQVHERSHTGEKPYECKQCGKAFSSSSYLHIHERAHNGEKPYECRECGKAFSCSNYLHIHENIHSGEKSYMCNQCGKAFIYRNSLRRHYRTHSK, encoded by the exons ATGCTGCTGGGAAGCCCGGAGATG GAGTcagtgacctttgaggatgtgaCTGTGACCTTTTCTCTGGAGGAGTGGCATTTGTTGGATGGTTCCCAAAAGAAGCTTTACTTGGAAGTGATGCAGGAAACcttcaggaacctggcctctatag gaaaaggaGAAGATCAGAATTCTGACAGCAACAGCAAAAGTCCCCGGAGAAATCTAAG AAGTAACATGATAGGAAGACTCTGTGAGCATAAACAAGGTGGTCATTGTGGAGAAATCTTCAGCCAGTCTGTAGATCGTATTCTGAACATTAAGACTGCTACAGATGGATCACCATGTGAAAGTGGTGTGTGGGGAGAAGCCCTCATTGGTCATTCATCCGTAAATGTGCCCCTCAGAGCTCACGTTCAGCACATACCATATGAGTATCAGGAATATGAGAAGAAGCTGTATAAACATAAGGAGCGTGGGAAAGCCTACAGTTATTCCCAGTCCTATCAGAACTATGAAAAGACTCACATAGGAGAGAAACCCTAtttatgtaagcaatgtgggaaagcctttcgTTCTTACAATTATTTTCGAATGCACGAAAGAAACCATAGTGGAGATAAAGCCTATGTGTGTcaacaatgtgggaaagcctttagttCCTCCACTTATGTTCAAATACATGAAAGAtctcacagtggagagaaatcCTGTGTGTGTAATCAATGTGGGAAAGCATTCTATCATCCCATTTCTCTCAGAAAACATGAAAGGGCTCACACTGCAGAGAAACTCTATAagtgtaagcagtgtgggaaagccttcagtaaTTCTAGTGGTGTTAGAAGACATGAAaagattcacactggagagaagccctatgtatgtaagcaatgtgggaaagccttcacttttTTAAGTGGTGTTAGGAAACATGAAGCGACTCACACTGGAGTGAAgccctatgtatgtaagcaatgtggtaGGGGTTTTTGGAATCACAGTTACATGCAAAACCATGAAAAGATTCACAGTGGAGAGAAGTCCTATGTctgtaaggaatgtgggaaagcctataGTTCTTCTAGTTAccttcaaatacatgaaagaactcacagtggAGGGAACCCatgcatatgtatacaatgtGGCAAAGCCTACTCAACTCCCAGTTCCCTCAGGGACCATAAAAAgattcacagtggagagaaaccttatgaatgtaaacaatgtgggaaaacCTTTAGTTCTTCTAAGTATcttaaaatacatgagaaaactcATACTGGGCAGAAACCGtatgaatgtaagcaatgtgggaaagcctttcgTCTTTCCAAGTACCTTCAAGTACATGAAAGgagtcacactggagagaaaccctatgaatgtaagcagtgtgggaaagccttcagttcTTCCAGTTACCTTCATATCCATGAAAGAGCTCACAATGGTGAAAAACCGTATGAGTGTAgggaatgtggaaaagcctttagttGTTCCAATTACCTtcacatacatgaaaatattcacagtggagagaaatcTTACAtgtgtaatcagtgtggaaaagcTTTCATTTATCGCAATTCCCTAAGGAGACATTATAGAACACACAGTAAATAG
- the LOC141416674 gene encoding uncharacterized protein isoform X2, translating to MLLGSPEMEWHLLDGSQKKLYLEVMQETFRNLASIGKGEDQNSDSNSKSPRRNLRSNMIGRLCEHKQGGHCGEIFSQSVDRILNIKTATDGSPCESGVWGEALIGHSSVNVPLRAHVQHIPYEYQEYEKKLYKHKERGKAYSYSQSYQNYEKTHIGEKPYLCKQCGKAFRSYNYFRMHERNHSGDKAYVCQQCGKAFSSSTYVQIHERSHSGEKSCVCNQCGKAFYHPISLRKHERAHTAEKLYKCKQCGKAFSNSSGVRRHEKIHTGEKPYVCKQCGKAFTFLSGVRKHEATHTGVKPYVCKQCGRGFWNHSYMQNHEKIHSGEKSYVCKECGKAYSSSSYLQIHERTHSGGNPCICIQCGKAYSTPSSLRDHKKIHSGEKPYECKQCGKTFSSSKYLKIHEKTHTGQKPYECKQCGKAFRLSKYLQVHERSHTGEKPYECKQCGKAFSSSSYLHIHERAHNGEKPYECRECGKAFSCSNYLHIHENIHSGEKSYMCNQCGKAFIYRNSLRRHYRTHSK from the exons ATGCTGCTGGGAAGCCCGGAGATG GAGTGGCATTTGTTGGATGGTTCCCAAAAGAAGCTTTACTTGGAAGTGATGCAGGAAACcttcaggaacctggcctctatag gaaaaggaGAAGATCAGAATTCTGACAGCAACAGCAAAAGTCCCCGGAGAAATCTAAG AAGTAACATGATAGGAAGACTCTGTGAGCATAAACAAGGTGGTCATTGTGGAGAAATCTTCAGCCAGTCTGTAGATCGTATTCTGAACATTAAGACTGCTACAGATGGATCACCATGTGAAAGTGGTGTGTGGGGAGAAGCCCTCATTGGTCATTCATCCGTAAATGTGCCCCTCAGAGCTCACGTTCAGCACATACCATATGAGTATCAGGAATATGAGAAGAAGCTGTATAAACATAAGGAGCGTGGGAAAGCCTACAGTTATTCCCAGTCCTATCAGAACTATGAAAAGACTCACATAGGAGAGAAACCCTAtttatgtaagcaatgtgggaaagcctttcgTTCTTACAATTATTTTCGAATGCACGAAAGAAACCATAGTGGAGATAAAGCCTATGTGTGTcaacaatgtgggaaagcctttagttCCTCCACTTATGTTCAAATACATGAAAGAtctcacagtggagagaaatcCTGTGTGTGTAATCAATGTGGGAAAGCATTCTATCATCCCATTTCTCTCAGAAAACATGAAAGGGCTCACACTGCAGAGAAACTCTATAagtgtaagcagtgtgggaaagccttcagtaaTTCTAGTGGTGTTAGAAGACATGAAaagattcacactggagagaagccctatgtatgtaagcaatgtgggaaagccttcacttttTTAAGTGGTGTTAGGAAACATGAAGCGACTCACACTGGAGTGAAgccctatgtatgtaagcaatgtggtaGGGGTTTTTGGAATCACAGTTACATGCAAAACCATGAAAAGATTCACAGTGGAGAGAAGTCCTATGTctgtaaggaatgtgggaaagcctataGTTCTTCTAGTTAccttcaaatacatgaaagaactcacagtggAGGGAACCCatgcatatgtatacaatgtGGCAAAGCCTACTCAACTCCCAGTTCCCTCAGGGACCATAAAAAgattcacagtggagagaaaccttatgaatgtaaacaatgtgggaaaacCTTTAGTTCTTCTAAGTATcttaaaatacatgagaaaactcATACTGGGCAGAAACCGtatgaatgtaagcaatgtgggaaagcctttcgTCTTTCCAAGTACCTTCAAGTACATGAAAGgagtcacactggagagaaaccctatgaatgtaagcagtgtgggaaagccttcagttcTTCCAGTTACCTTCATATCCATGAAAGAGCTCACAATGGTGAAAAACCGTATGAGTGTAgggaatgtggaaaagcctttagttGTTCCAATTACCTtcacatacatgaaaatattcacagtggagagaaatcTTACAtgtgtaatcagtgtggaaaagcTTTCATTTATCGCAATTCCCTAAGGAGACATTATAGAACACACAGTAAATAG
- the LOC141416674 gene encoding uncharacterized protein isoform X3, with amino-acid sequence MIGRLCEHKQGGHCGEIFSQSVDRILNIKTATDGSPCESGVWGEALIGHSSVNVPLRAHVQHIPYEYQEYEKKLYKHKERGKAYSYSQSYQNYEKTHIGEKPYLCKQCGKAFRSYNYFRMHERNHSGDKAYVCQQCGKAFSSSTYVQIHERSHSGEKSCVCNQCGKAFYHPISLRKHERAHTAEKLYKCKQCGKAFSNSSGVRRHEKIHTGEKPYVCKQCGKAFTFLSGVRKHEATHTGVKPYVCKQCGRGFWNHSYMQNHEKIHSGEKSYVCKECGKAYSSSSYLQIHERTHSGGNPCICIQCGKAYSTPSSLRDHKKIHSGEKPYECKQCGKTFSSSKYLKIHEKTHTGQKPYECKQCGKAFRLSKYLQVHERSHTGEKPYECKQCGKAFSSSSYLHIHERAHNGEKPYECRECGKAFSCSNYLHIHENIHSGEKSYMCNQCGKAFIYRNSLRRHYRTHSK; translated from the coding sequence ATGATAGGAAGACTCTGTGAGCATAAACAAGGTGGTCATTGTGGAGAAATCTTCAGCCAGTCTGTAGATCGTATTCTGAACATTAAGACTGCTACAGATGGATCACCATGTGAAAGTGGTGTGTGGGGAGAAGCCCTCATTGGTCATTCATCCGTAAATGTGCCCCTCAGAGCTCACGTTCAGCACATACCATATGAGTATCAGGAATATGAGAAGAAGCTGTATAAACATAAGGAGCGTGGGAAAGCCTACAGTTATTCCCAGTCCTATCAGAACTATGAAAAGACTCACATAGGAGAGAAACCCTAtttatgtaagcaatgtgggaaagcctttcgTTCTTACAATTATTTTCGAATGCACGAAAGAAACCATAGTGGAGATAAAGCCTATGTGTGTcaacaatgtgggaaagcctttagttCCTCCACTTATGTTCAAATACATGAAAGAtctcacagtggagagaaatcCTGTGTGTGTAATCAATGTGGGAAAGCATTCTATCATCCCATTTCTCTCAGAAAACATGAAAGGGCTCACACTGCAGAGAAACTCTATAagtgtaagcagtgtgggaaagccttcagtaaTTCTAGTGGTGTTAGAAGACATGAAaagattcacactggagagaagccctatgtatgtaagcaatgtgggaaagccttcacttttTTAAGTGGTGTTAGGAAACATGAAGCGACTCACACTGGAGTGAAgccctatgtatgtaagcaatgtggtaGGGGTTTTTGGAATCACAGTTACATGCAAAACCATGAAAAGATTCACAGTGGAGAGAAGTCCTATGTctgtaaggaatgtgggaaagcctataGTTCTTCTAGTTAccttcaaatacatgaaagaactcacagtggAGGGAACCCatgcatatgtatacaatgtGGCAAAGCCTACTCAACTCCCAGTTCCCTCAGGGACCATAAAAAgattcacagtggagagaaaccttatgaatgtaaacaatgtgggaaaacCTTTAGTTCTTCTAAGTATcttaaaatacatgagaaaactcATACTGGGCAGAAACCGtatgaatgtaagcaatgtgggaaagcctttcgTCTTTCCAAGTACCTTCAAGTACATGAAAGgagtcacactggagagaaaccctatgaatgtaagcagtgtgggaaagccttcagttcTTCCAGTTACCTTCATATCCATGAAAGAGCTCACAATGGTGAAAAACCGTATGAGTGTAgggaatgtggaaaagcctttagttGTTCCAATTACCTtcacatacatgaaaatattcacagtggagagaaatcTTACAtgtgtaatcagtgtggaaaagcTTTCATTTATCGCAATTCCCTAAGGAGACATTATAGAACACACAGTAAATAG